The Streptomyces sp. WZ-12 genome segment GGTGGAATTGGCCCTGCCGACGGATCGGCCCCGGTCCGAGACCAGCGACTCCGCGGGGGGATCGGCACACGTCGAGTGGGGCCCCGAACTCCATCGAAGCCTGCTCGCGGTTGCCAGGGAGCACCACTGCACGTTGTTCATGGTGCTCCAAGCCGGATGCGCCGCCCTGCTCAGCAGACTGGGCGCGGGGACGGACATTCCGATCGGCACCCCGGTGGCGGGCCGGTCGGACAGTGCGCTCGACGATCTGGTCGGGTTCTTCGTCAACACGGTGGTCCTGCGGACCGACGTCTCGGGGACCCCGAGCTTCGCGGAGCTGCTCCGTCGCGTCCGGGCCACCGACCTCGCGGCCTACGAGCACCAGGACGTCCCGTTCGAGCGGCTGGTCGAAGCGGTGAATCCACCGCGCTCGCCCAGTCGCCACCCGCTCTTCCAGGTCATGGTTCAGCTCCAGCACGCGACCGCCGACCCCGAATTCCCCGGTCTGCGGGCGACCGAGTGGCCGGTCCCGTCGACCACCGCGAAGTTCGACCTGGTCATCGACGTGGAGGAGCGGATCGACCGGGACGGAGCACCGGCCGGGCTGGTCGGCGCCCTGATGTACTCGACCGCGCTGTTCGACGCCTCGACGGGGGAGCAACTCGCCGACGGCCTGCGCCGGTTGCTCACACAGGTCGTCGAGAACCCGCAGCGGCTGGTCGCCGACCTCGATGTACCACCCGTCCAGAACCGGCGGTCCCGTGACGTCACCGCACGCCCGGCTCCGTCACCGGACGCGGCGCCGACCACCACCGGCCCGCGTACGGCGCACGAGGAGGTGCTCGGCGAGCTGTTCGCCACGGTGCTCGGCCTGGACTCGGTCGGCGTCGACGACAACTTCTTCGCCCTGGGCGGGCATTCGCTGCTGGCGACCAAGCTGATCTCCCGGGTGCGTTCGACCCTGGGGCTGGAACTGCCGGTCCGCGAGTTCTTCCGCTCCCCGACGGTCTCCGGGGTCGCCGCGTACCTGGCGACGGCCCGGCCCGCCCGCCCGGCGCTGCGGCCAGCCACTTCCCGCTGACCGTGGGGCGTTCACCGACACACCTGGGAGACGGACCTCATGCTCACCATGTTCGGACTGGAACTGATGGAAGAAGCGGTGTACCGGGAGATGCGCGCATCGCCCGCGCCGAGCGCCGAGGCGATCGCCGACCGGCTGGCCGTCGCGCCGGACCGGGTACGCGCCTGCCTCGACCGGCTGCTCGAACTCGGCCTGGTGGGGCACTCCTTCGAGGTACCGGGCGGATTCGCCGCGGTGGATCCGGTCTTGAGCCTGCAGCAGTCGTTGGCCGGCCAGCACGAGGAGTTGATGCGTCGGCAGCTCCGGCTCGCCGAGACCCACGCCGAGGTCGTCCGCCTGCTCACGTCCGGCGCCTCCGGCCTGTCGGGCAAGGCCGAACAGGTCGAGCGGCTCCTGGGGATGGACGCGGTGCAGCGCCGGGTGGACCGCCTGGCGGGGGAAGCCACCCGCGAGGTGCTGACGTTCCGCCCCGGCGGCGCGCAGTCGCCGCTGGAACTCCTGGCGTCGCGCCGGAACGACGCGGCGTTGCTGAGCCGCTCGGTGTCGATCCGGACCATCGGCACGGACACCGACTCCTACGACGCCGCGACGAGGGCGCACGTGCACTGGCTGACCAGCAACGGGGGCCAGTTCCGCGGCTCCGGGGCTCCGCTGCCGAGAATGCTCCTGGTCGACGGCTCGGTCGCACTGGTACCCGTCGACCCGGAGGACGCGGCGGCGGGCGCGCTCCATGTGACCGATCCCGGCCTCATCGCCCCCATGGTCGTCCTGTTCGAGATGACCTGGTCGTCGGCCGCACCGCTGGATGCTGAGTGGCCCGCCGAGGGCGACGCCCCGAGCGGCAAGGAGCTGGCACTGCTCAGGCTGGTGGCCAGGGGGTGCACCGATGCCGCCGCAGCAGGGCAGTTGCATATTTCGCACCGGACCGCTCGACGCATGATGGCGGTGCTGATGGAGCGCCTCGGCGCTCGCAGCCGTTTCGAGGCCGGGGTCAAGGCCGCCCGGCTCGGTTGGCTCTGACCGTCGGACGAGCCGGCCACGTCCGTCCCTGACGTCATGTCACATCCTCGGCCGATCCCCGTGGTTCGGCCTGATCACCTTGAAAGGACAGTTCCGTGAACAACCCGTTCGATGACGAAAACGGCTCCTATCTCGTGCTGGCCAATGCGGAGCGACAGCATTCCCTGTGGCCCGCCCACATCGACGTGCCCGCCGGATGGTCCACCGTGTTCGGAGCGGGAACGCGGGCCGCGTGCCTGGACTACGTCGAGGAGAACTGGACGGACATGCGGCCCGCCAGCCTGGCGGCCACGATGAACGGGGCCTGACCGATGGCAGCGAGCGCGATAGGCACCACGGGGTTCGAGGCCGGGCCCATGTCCACCGGGGCGGCACGGTGAGCGGCGTACGGGACACCACGGTGGTGCCCCTGCACCGGACGCCGGACGCCGAACGGACCCTGGTCGGCCTGAGCTTCTTCGCCGGCGGTACGGCCGCGTACCGGCCGTGGACCGCGAGCATGCCCGCCGGGACGGACCTGGCCGTGCTCTGTTACCCCGGCAGGGAGGGGCGGTTCACCGAGCCCTTCGCCCGGGACTGGGCCGAACTGGCCGCCGGGGTAACCGAATCGCTGTCCGGTGCCGACCTCGGCCCGTATGTCCTCTTCGGGCACAGCATGAGCGGCTGGATGGCCTTCGACGTCGCCGCCCGGCTGGAGAGGGCCGGGGCGCGGAAGCCGGAAGCGCTCGTCCTCTCCTCCTGCAACGCCCCCGACCGGGGTCTGACCGACAGCGAACGTTTTCCCACACTCCAGGACGATGACGAGCGACTCCTGGAATGGCTGGGCACCTACGGCCTGTTGCCCCCGCACGTCCGTGAGGACGACGGCCTGACCGAGCTGGCGCTGGAGTTGATGCGCGCCGACTTCGGCGTCCGGGACACCTTCGTCTATGCCGGCGCCAAGGTGAGCGTGCCGCTGCAGGTGTTCTCCGGTGCCGACGATCCGCTGATCAGCGCCGACGTCGGTTCCCGGTGGAGCGGCTTGACCTCCGGCCCGTACCGGCACGACGTGCTCGGCGGCGGCCACTTCTACACCCCGGAGATCTGGCGGGCCCTCCCGAGCCGGATCGCTGCCACCCAGTCCACCGCGTCCGGCTCTGCCCCCTGAGGAGTGGCCCGTGTCCCCCGTGTCCTACGCCCAGCGGAGGCTGTGGTTCCTGAATCGCGTGGACGGCCGGTCGGCGGTCTACAACTGCCCGCTCGTGATCCGGGCGCAAGGTGAACTGGACCGCACCGCCTTGGCGGCGGCGCTCACCGACCTGGCAGACCGGCACCAAGTGCTGCGTACGGTATACCCAGGGGTCGACGGCGAACCCGTACAGCGGGTGCTCGCCCGACGGCCCGAGCTCGACGTGGTCGAATGCGAGGAGGAAAGCCAGCTCGCCGAGGCGCTCACCTCCACCGTCGACCGTGGCTTCGACCTGACGACGGATCTCCCGATCCGGGCGACGGCGTTCGCGCTGGCGCCACAGGAACACGTGCTGGCGCTGGTGATCCACCACATTGCCTGCGACGAGTGGTCCTGGCAGCCGCTCCTCAACGACCTGGCCACGGCCTACCGCGCCAGGGCCGCGGGGCAGTCCCCGCAGTGGACGCCGCTGCCGGTGAGCTACCCGG includes the following:
- a CDS encoding MbtH family protein, whose product is MNNPFDDENGSYLVLANAERQHSLWPAHIDVPAGWSTVFGAGTRAACLDYVEENWTDMRPASLAATMNGA
- a CDS encoding thioesterase II family protein; protein product: MSGVRDTTVVPLHRTPDAERTLVGLSFFAGGTAAYRPWTASMPAGTDLAVLCYPGREGRFTEPFARDWAELAAGVTESLSGADLGPYVLFGHSMSGWMAFDVAARLERAGARKPEALVLSSCNAPDRGLTDSERFPTLQDDDERLLEWLGTYGLLPPHVREDDGLTELALELMRADFGVRDTFVYAGAKVSVPLQVFSGADDPLISADVGSRWSGLTSGPYRHDVLGGGHFYTPEIWRALPSRIAATQSTASGSAP
- a CDS encoding helix-turn-helix transcriptional regulator; protein product: MLTMFGLELMEEAVYREMRASPAPSAEAIADRLAVAPDRVRACLDRLLELGLVGHSFEVPGGFAAVDPVLSLQQSLAGQHEELMRRQLRLAETHAEVVRLLTSGASGLSGKAEQVERLLGMDAVQRRVDRLAGEATREVLTFRPGGAQSPLELLASRRNDAALLSRSVSIRTIGTDTDSYDAATRAHVHWLTSNGGQFRGSGAPLPRMLLVDGSVALVPVDPEDAAAGALHVTDPGLIAPMVVLFEMTWSSAAPLDAEWPAEGDAPSGKELALLRLVARGCTDAAAAGQLHISHRTARRMMAVLMERLGARSRFEAGVKAARLGWL